The DNA region CGCTTGGCTTCGATCAGCGCTAGGTCCGCACGAACCATCAGCTCCTCGGAGTCGGTTGCGTGGAGCGGCGCAAGCGCAAAGCCGATGCTCGTCGACAGCCGCAATTCGTGGCCACCCACCGAAAAGTCCCGGTCGAATTCCGCCAGAAGACCTTGGCCGACTTGGCGCGCGTAAAGGGGGTCGCCGCAATTGGGAAGCACGACGGCAAATTCGTCACCCCCCATCCGTGCAAGGAACGCCCCTTGCGGCAATTGCGCCGCCAGTCGCACAGACACCAGGCGGAGAAGATCGTCCCCGATATGGTGCCCGAGCGTATCGTTCACGCTCTTGAACCCATCGAGATCGAGCATGAGCACCGCTGCCGACCTGTGGATTTCAAGGATTTCGCCAAGCCGATTGCTGAATTCCCTGCGATTGGGAAGACCGGTCAGCGGATCATGCACCGCCATATGCCGGAGTTTGATGTCACGTGCATGGCGCGCGGAAATATCCTGAATCTGCGCGCCGAACTCCCAGCCCTCTGGCCCCATCCAGGCGGACAGTGAAATCTCAATCGGGAATTCATGGCCGTCGCGGTGGAGGCCAACGACTTCAACGGATTTGCCTGCGAGGCGCGGCTGACCACCCGCTTTCATCCTCTGCATTCCATGATGATGGTCGGATCGGAAGCGATGGGGAATGATCGCGGAGATTTCCTTGCCCTCGACATCCTTGAAGCTGTGTCCGAACATCTTCTCCGCAGCAGCATTCCAGAACGAAATTGCCCCCGCTTCGTCAGTCGTGATGATCGCAACGCCGCTGGATCTGGTGAAGCCGCCGATCGCATTTTGTAGTCGGTAATCCCTCCGTTTGTCGAACTGCCGCGCGACCAACCGGGCAAGCCGACCAAGCAACTCAAGGTTGCCAGGCACGAATTCGGGATGGGGCACAGTGTCGATAATGCACAACGCACCCAGCGCTACGCCGGCATCGTTAATGATGGGCTGCGCGGCGTAAAATCGGATTCCCGATTCCGCAGTGACAAAGGGGCTATCCCGGAACCGTTCGTCTTTCGCCGCGTCGGGCACCACCAGCGGACCACGTTCTGCTATCGTGTGCGCGCAGAATGAATGCTCGCGCGGTGCTGATGAGATTTCCTGCCCCCACCGAGCCACGGGCCACGCATCGCTTTCACCGACAAGCGAAATCGCGCCGATCGGAACTTGATAAGATAGCGCCGCAGCTTCGGCAATTGCGTCTAAGATCGGGTCCGGCTGATCCCCAAGCAGCTGATAGCGGGGCAACTGGGCAAGACGGTCCGCTTCGTCCACCGGTGTCGGCCAAATGTTCACACTGGAGTTCCTCCGAACCTCGATGTGCAGCGATTGAATGAACAATGAGCTAAGCCAATCACCGTAGTTTACGCAGTGTGTTAACAAGCCTTGCGCCGCCGACTAGCGATCTACACCTGCGAAAATCGAATTGTTTGCAGCGCCCGGGTCCGTTTATCACCCCTTGGTGCCGAAAGCGGCTAGCCAAACGACCGGACTGTGGTTGGCTTACCAGCAGATACAGCCGGCCAGCCTCGAGAAAGCGACGACAAAGGCGCAGTACATTGCAGCGTTCATCGTGCAGGATCCTAGTAAAGCGACGTTTGCCGGCATCGTGGAACAGCTTTCCGCTTCAATCCCGGCTATCTGACCCGTCCGTCAAAATCTTCCGCAAGCGGTCATCACGGGCCGGGGTGCGGCGCCGAGGCGATCGCAAAGGTGAGACGGCCGCCCTGGACGATATCCTGATGCTTCACCCGCGTTATCGGTGGCCCGGATCGCAGGGTGGCATAGGGGGAGAAGCTATCGGCCGCCTGCACCGACGGAGAATCGATCTGGAGTTCGGCGCCATTGGCAAGCGTGACAGTCGCCCTGGTCACCAGCGGTCGGCCCAGCACATACTCGCCGCTGGCCGGAACCACCGGATATAGCCCGAGCGTAGCGAACACATACCACGCGCTCATCTGGCCAGCGTCCTCGTTGCCGATCAATCCGCCGGGCGTATCGGCGTAGAAATCCTGCGCGATCCGGCGGACCAGCGCTTGCCCGGTCTCGGGCGCGTCAGTCCAGGCATAGAGCCAGGCGATGTGGTGGCTCGGCTCGTTGCCATGGGCGTACTGCCCGATCATCGCTTCCTGCCCCAGATAGGCCCATCCCTCGAGCGGCTTCAGATCGAAGAAAAAGGTGTCGAGCTTGGCCCGGAAGGCTTGCTTGCCGCCCATCGCTTCGACCAGCCCGTCCGGATCGAACAGCGCCGGCGTCCAGCTGTATTGCCATGCGTTGGCCTCGGTGTAATCGCCGGGGTTGTTGAGCGGCGAGGTGGGCTTCAGCGGGTCGAACGGCGTGCGCCATGCGCCCTTGCTATCCCGCCCGCGCGCCAGCCGGGTTTCGGGATCGAGCAGGTTGCGCCAATTTCCGGCGCGGCGGGAGAACTTTCCGGCCAGCGCGTCCTCTCCCAGCATGGCCGCCATGCGCGCGGTGGCATCATCGCCGATCCCGGTTTCCAGCGTCCGCGAAACCGTTTCGCCTCCGCCCAGATCGAAGGGGTAGTAACCGTATTGTTCATAGAGCGACCAGACCGGCAACCCGCTTTCGACCGATGAGTGGATGGTGCTGTCCTCGGTGGACGTCCTGACCATCAGATCGAGCGCGCGTTTGCCGTCAAACCCGCGGAACCCCTTGGCCCAGGCTTCGGCGATGACAGGCAAAGCGGGCTCGCCGATCATGGTGCCGGTCTCACCGCCCCAGATCGCCCACATTGGCAAGCGGCCCGCAGCATCGCCGTGATCGATCATCGTCTGGACGAAATCGTCCACCCGTTCAGGCACGATCAGGGTATAGAGCGGATGAGCCGCGCGGAAGGTGTCCCATAGCGACAAAGTGGAATAGCGGATGCCGGTCTCGGCTTTGCGGATCCGGCCATCCGGGCCGCGCCAGCGTCCGTCCGCGTCGGTGATACGGCTGGGATGCAGCAGCGCATGATAAAGTGCGGTGTAGAACACCCGCTTCTGGGTCTTGGGCGCCTCGATCGCGATGCGTGACAGCAGGTTCTCCCACTGCGCTTCGGTTGCCTTGGCCACAGCATCGAAGTCCCACCCCGGCGTAGTTTCGCGATTGGCCCGTGCGCCTTCGACATCGGCGGTAGAAAGCCCTGCCTTCATCTGGAGCACCGTGCCTTCGGCAAGATCGAAGGCGAGCAGATAGCGCTGAGCCGCATCGCCCTCGCGCCGGGGAAGCTCCACGCTCTCTGCAATGGGGTGATCGAACACGAGCGAGAAGGCGACGGTGCGCGTCGTCCAGTTGCTCCGCCGCTGCCACCCTTCGATGCCATTGCCGGTCAGCCGCGCATGAGATTCGAGCACGGGCTGGCGATCCACCCGGAAGGTCAGGCCATGTTGCAGGTCGACCAGCACCCACACCCGCCCACCGCCGCCGAAGCTGTAGCGGTGGAAGGCGGTCATCTCGCTGGCGGTAAGTTCGACCCGCACGTCATTGTCGGTGAGGGTGACGGCGTAATAGCCGGGCCGCGCGGTCTCGCTCGTCTTGGCATAGGTGCTGCCGAAGTCAGCGCGCCGCATCTGGCTCGGCATGACCAGCACATCGCCGAGTTCGGGAATGCCGGTGCCGCTGGCGCGGGTTTGCGAAAAGCCGAGGATCACGGGCGCTTGGTATTGATAGCCCGATGTGTATTCCCATCCGGTCGCGCCGTTGTCGGGACCGGGCTGCACCATGCCAAAGGGCGCGGAGGGGCCGGGGAAAGTGTGGCCGGTGCCGTCCGTGCCGATGAAGGGATCGACATATTGGGTGAGCGGCTCAGCATCTTCGGCCTGCAACACCGATGCCGTCCATGCGCCCAGCAGGGCAGCAATCACCGCCGCGTATCGCACCAGCATCTGCATTGCGCTGTGTGCTTTGCTCATGGCTGCATTCCTTCCAGCAAGTCTTCGGTCAGTGCCGACAATGTCAGTGCTTCAGCGAAACGGTCCGATTGTTCAGGTGCATCAGCATAATGGATCGGCCGCGCATCGTCGCCATCACCCAGCATCGCCGGGAGGAGTTCCGGGGCCACCGGCAACACGGCAGGCGGATCGGGGGCACCACGCCGGACAGCCAAGCAACGATCGAGCGCGGCAACATGGTCGCGGTAATGCGCCGAGGACGGATCAAGCGGACGCTGGATCGCGCCGCTCGTCCCCATGCGCAGCTGGATACTGTCCACCCGCGCAAACACCGGATCGAGCCACGCCAGCCGCTCTGCAAACTCGCCGCCATAAGTCATCTCGTGGCCGGTATACCAATGCGAGAAGTCGAGCGTCAGCGACAGCTGCGGGAAGCGGGCGAGCAGATCGTTCGTGCGGCGCATATCCTGCGTCATCGTGGCTCGGTGCGTCTCGATGTGCAGGCGTTGGCCAGTCATTGCCGCAGCATCGAGCACTGCTTGTGCCAGCCGCGCCATGTCGTCGTCACTTTCGAACCCGGTACCGACATGGAGCGTGGTGAAATCCAGCCCTGCATCATGGTGGCAGCGCGCCAGGGGCAGCGCCTCTTGCGGTGTCAGCACCCGGCCCATGCCGCACGGGATCAGGCCAGCGTCGCGGATCTCAGCCCAATGCTCCCCCGCCACTACGCCGGCATAGCCATGCGCCTTCAGCAGCGCGAGTTGCTCAGGCAGCGCAAGACCATGCCCTGCGGAACCAGGCGGCAAATGCGCCAAGCCGCCAAGGCAAATATCGCGCCGGATCATCATTGCGCAAAGCTCCTGAAACAGAGGCAAAACCTAGCCTTGATTGCCCCGCCGCAGGCGATGATCGCTTGTCCAATCGCGATGATAGTCTGTCCAATCCTTGTCATTGCGCCCTTGCGGGACAGCGCAAGAGCGTGAGAGGATCGTGACCCGCTGCCAAAACTGTTCTATCGTTGTGCTATGGACGCAGGCACTCTTTGCGAGCCGATCGCGCTGGATCCGGCCAGTTCCATCCGCGTCGAACGGGTTGAGCGGCCCTCGGATTCCGCTGCGCCGACCCCGTTCCCGCATTTTCACGAACCCGCCGAACTGATCTGGTTCAACCGCGCGGATGGCGAAGTGACGACCGAGCATGGTGTCTTTCCGATCACTGCTGGAACCCTGCTGTTTCTGCCTTCGATGACGACCCATGACTTCCGCCTGGCTGCGGGAGCGACAGCATGGGTGCTGGTGCATCTCGATCCGTCGGTCACTGTCGCAGGCCCGGGCTTTGGCTCCGGCATCCTGTCCTCACCGCGCTGGCATTGCCCGCCCAAGGAGGAGCGCGCCCGGCTGGCCATGGCGTTCGACTGGCTGGTGACGCTGGCGGCTCGTCCCGAGCGTTCGGCCGATGTGCTGGCACTCACCCGGCTTCTGCTCAAGGAACTGCCGCTGCCTGATCCCGCCGCCGACATGACCGCCGCTGGCCTCGCGCTGCACCGCTTGCGCCCCGCGCTCGATCTGGTGGCCGCGGTTACCGATCGCCCTGTCACAATCGAGGATGCCGCCGCGCGGTGCCACCTGTCGCCGACCTATTTCTCGCGCGCCTTTTCCAAGCAATTCGGCGTGGGCTT from uncultured Erythrobacter sp. includes:
- a CDS encoding EAL domain-containing protein, which produces MNIWPTPVDEADRLAQLPRYQLLGDQPDPILDAIAEAAALSYQVPIGAISLVGESDAWPVARWGQEISSAPREHSFCAHTIAERGPLVVPDAAKDERFRDSPFVTAESGIRFYAAQPIINDAGVALGALCIIDTVPHPEFVPGNLELLGRLARLVARQFDKRRDYRLQNAIGGFTRSSGVAIITTDEAGAISFWNAAAEKMFGHSFKDVEGKEISAIIPHRFRSDHHHGMQRMKAGGQPRLAGKSVEVVGLHRDGHEFPIEISLSAWMGPEGWEFGAQIQDISARHARDIKLRHMAVHDPLTGLPNRREFSNRLGEILEIHRSAAVLMLDLDGFKSVNDTLGHHIGDDLLRLVSVRLAAQLPQGAFLARMGGDEFAVVLPNCGDPLYARQVGQGLLAEFDRDFSVGGHELRLSTSIGFALAPLHATDSEELMVRADLALIEAKRDAGGIVKLFDLGLENRLLAQRAFRDEVRQATIGREWQLFYQSQVNMADDTLAGAEALLRWVHPTRGLITPSIFLETLEKHAVAADVGRWVMNEACAQLVRARRSGISLGSISVNLFAIQLRSAGIERSVIDILDHHGLLPSDLELELTETVMLRQDTRSLSELRALQEAGVRLAFDDFGTGYASFSTLKDFPVDKLKIDKSFVIDLPNSAHSRAIVGGIAYLAKDLGLELVAEGVETLVQRDILIELGCGVGQGYLWGRPSPFLGTREPMSRQAIGQN
- a CDS encoding GH92 family glycosyl hydrolase, which produces MSKAHSAMQMLVRYAAVIAALLGAWTASVLQAEDAEPLTQYVDPFIGTDGTGHTFPGPSAPFGMVQPGPDNGATGWEYTSGYQYQAPVILGFSQTRASGTGIPELGDVLVMPSQMRRADFGSTYAKTSETARPGYYAVTLTDNDVRVELTASEMTAFHRYSFGGGGRVWVLVDLQHGLTFRVDRQPVLESHARLTGNGIEGWQRRSNWTTRTVAFSLVFDHPIAESVELPRREGDAAQRYLLAFDLAEGTVLQMKAGLSTADVEGARANRETTPGWDFDAVAKATEAQWENLLSRIAIEAPKTQKRVFYTALYHALLHPSRITDADGRWRGPDGRIRKAETGIRYSTLSLWDTFRAAHPLYTLIVPERVDDFVQTMIDHGDAAGRLPMWAIWGGETGTMIGEPALPVIAEAWAKGFRGFDGKRALDLMVRTSTEDSTIHSSVESGLPVWSLYEQYGYYPFDLGGGETVSRTLETGIGDDATARMAAMLGEDALAGKFSRRAGNWRNLLDPETRLARGRDSKGAWRTPFDPLKPTSPLNNPGDYTEANAWQYSWTPALFDPDGLVEAMGGKQAFRAKLDTFFFDLKPLEGWAYLGQEAMIGQYAHGNEPSHHIAWLYAWTDAPETGQALVRRIAQDFYADTPGGLIGNEDAGQMSAWYVFATLGLYPVVPASGEYVLGRPLVTRATVTLANGAELQIDSPSVQAADSFSPYATLRSGPPITRVKHQDIVQGGRLTFAIASAPHPGP
- a CDS encoding AraC family transcriptional regulator — protein: MDAGTLCEPIALDPASSIRVERVERPSDSAAPTPFPHFHEPAELIWFNRADGEVTTEHGVFPITAGTLLFLPSMTTHDFRLAAGATAWVLVHLDPSVTVAGPGFGSGILSSPRWHCPPKEERARLAMAFDWLVTLAARPERSADVLALTRLLLKELPLPDPAADMTAAGLALHRLRPALDLVAAVTDRPVTIEDAAARCHLSPTYFSRAFSKQFGVGFSEYARQYRLRSAARSLTMGGSRVSEIAYSNGFFNPSHFSAAFQKRFGISPSQFRKAYQTRR